The proteins below are encoded in one region of Amycolatopsis acidiphila:
- a CDS encoding error-prone DNA polymerase, translated as MGWNNPAVPWRQLERTLSGDPAPVDGGDSPAWSRKREGYLRPTDFPALRANDLSGGRERVSYAELHCHSNFSFLDGASDPEELVEEAARLELDAIALTDHDGMYGVVRFADAARELGVKTVFGTELSFGLSGPQNGVADPEGEHLLLLAKREDGYAALCRAITAGQLHGHDVELPKAQRAEKGRPVYDLAAVAAEVREQVVVLTGCRKGSVRRALLREGPAGAAREIRRLMELFGPEQVFVELLDHGHPEDSTHNDVLAALAESLGVLTVATNAVHYATPDRSRLAGAMAAIRARRGLDEMEGWLPAAGMAFLHSGEEMAQRFARYPGAVQRAAVLGLECAFDLKLMAPDLPPFDIPEGHTEATFLREEVYAGARKEYGTREERPDAYAQIEHELEIIEKLNFPGYFLIVWDIAKFCRENGILCQGRGSAANSAVCYALGITKVDSVKWNLLFERFLAPDRDGYPDIDLDIESDRREEAIQYVYAKHGRLRAAQVANVITYRAKSAVRDAARALGHSPGQQDAWSKQIDRWGPLRITKDDHDHDIPVPVLELAGALEDFPRHLGIHSGGMVICDRPVSEVCPIEWARMENRSVLQWEKDDCASAGLVKFDLLGLGMLSALRYMLEMVAEHKGVEIDLGKLDLDDRNIYEMLQRADAIGVFQVESRAQMATLPRLKPEEFYDLAIEVALIRPGPIQGGSVHPYIRRKNEVEKWDFDHPLLKNALGKTYGVPLFQEQMMQIALDVADFTAAEADELRHAMGSKRSTKKMERLRRRFYDGAAKKGIGEELAGRIFQKMKAFSNFGFPESHALSFAYLVFASAHFKYYHPDAFCAGLLRAQPMGFYSPQSLVADARRHGVTVRGPDVNASLPYATLEPDGAGKHAVRVGLATVRLIGQTLAENLVAERESGGPFRDMADVARRVRLTRPQVEALATAGAFGCFPEVAGDRRRALWAAGAVAEERPEKLPGSVVGTSAPTLPGMDEIDLAVADVWATGMSPDSFPTQFIRDRLDALGVVPAAKLADVENGKRVLIGGAVTHRQRPATAGGITFLNIEDETGMVNVICTAGLWGRYHRIARGSSAMLIRGVVERAEGVVSILADRLQNLPMRIPSKSRDFR; from the coding sequence GTGGGCTGGAACAACCCCGCCGTCCCGTGGCGGCAGCTGGAACGGACGCTCAGCGGCGATCCGGCGCCCGTCGACGGCGGCGACAGCCCGGCGTGGAGCCGGAAGCGGGAGGGCTACCTGCGGCCGACGGACTTCCCGGCCCTGCGCGCGAACGACCTGTCCGGCGGCCGTGAGCGCGTGTCGTACGCCGAGCTGCACTGCCACTCCAACTTCAGTTTCCTCGACGGCGCCAGCGATCCCGAGGAGCTCGTGGAGGAGGCGGCGCGGCTGGAGCTGGACGCGATCGCGCTCACCGACCACGACGGCATGTACGGCGTGGTGCGGTTCGCCGACGCGGCACGGGAGCTCGGCGTCAAGACGGTGTTCGGCACCGAGCTGAGCTTCGGCCTTTCCGGGCCGCAGAACGGGGTCGCCGATCCGGAGGGCGAGCATCTGCTGCTGCTCGCCAAGCGGGAAGACGGGTACGCCGCGCTGTGCCGGGCGATCACCGCGGGCCAGTTGCACGGGCACGACGTGGAGCTGCCCAAGGCGCAGCGGGCGGAGAAGGGCCGTCCGGTGTACGACCTGGCGGCCGTGGCCGCGGAGGTGCGCGAGCAGGTCGTGGTGCTCACCGGCTGCCGCAAGGGCTCGGTGCGCCGGGCGTTGCTGCGGGAGGGGCCGGCCGGGGCGGCCAGGGAGATCCGGCGGCTGATGGAGCTGTTCGGGCCCGAGCAGGTGTTCGTCGAGCTGCTGGACCACGGTCATCCCGAGGACAGCACGCACAACGACGTCCTGGCCGCGCTCGCCGAAAGCCTGGGGGTGCTGACGGTCGCCACCAACGCCGTGCATTACGCGACCCCCGACCGCAGCAGGCTCGCCGGGGCGATGGCGGCGATCCGCGCGCGGCGCGGGCTCGACGAGATGGAGGGCTGGCTGCCCGCCGCCGGGATGGCGTTCCTGCACTCGGGCGAGGAGATGGCGCAGCGGTTCGCGCGTTACCCGGGTGCCGTGCAGCGCGCGGCGGTGCTGGGCCTGGAATGCGCCTTCGACCTGAAGCTGATGGCGCCGGACCTGCCGCCGTTCGACATCCCCGAGGGGCACACCGAGGCGACCTTCCTGCGCGAGGAGGTGTACGCGGGGGCGCGCAAGGAGTACGGCACACGGGAGGAGCGCCCGGACGCGTACGCGCAGATCGAGCACGAGCTGGAGATCATCGAGAAGCTGAACTTCCCCGGCTACTTCCTCATCGTCTGGGACATCGCGAAGTTCTGCCGCGAGAACGGGATCCTCTGCCAGGGCCGGGGATCCGCGGCGAACTCCGCGGTCTGCTACGCGCTGGGCATCACCAAGGTCGACTCGGTGAAGTGGAACCTGCTGTTCGAACGGTTCCTCGCGCCGGACCGCGACGGCTACCCCGACATCGACCTGGACATCGAGTCCGACCGCCGCGAGGAGGCCATCCAGTACGTCTACGCCAAACACGGGCGCCTGCGCGCGGCCCAGGTGGCGAACGTGATCACCTACCGTGCGAAGTCCGCGGTGCGCGACGCCGCCCGCGCGCTGGGTCACTCGCCGGGCCAGCAGGACGCGTGGAGCAAGCAGATCGACCGCTGGGGGCCGCTGCGAATCACCAAGGACGACCACGACCACGACATCCCGGTGCCGGTGCTGGAACTGGCGGGCGCGCTGGAGGACTTCCCGCGGCACCTCGGCATCCACTCCGGCGGCATGGTGATCTGCGACCGGCCGGTGAGCGAGGTGTGCCCGATCGAATGGGCGCGCATGGAGAACCGCAGCGTGCTGCAGTGGGAGAAGGACGACTGCGCGTCCGCGGGCCTGGTCAAGTTCGACCTGCTCGGCCTCGGCATGCTCTCCGCGCTGCGCTACATGCTCGAAATGGTGGCCGAGCACAAGGGCGTCGAAATAGATCTGGGCAAGCTGGACCTGGACGACCGGAACATCTACGAAATGCTGCAGCGGGCCGACGCGATCGGCGTTTTCCAGGTGGAGAGCCGGGCGCAGATGGCGACGTTGCCCAGGCTCAAACCCGAGGAGTTCTACGACCTCGCGATCGAGGTCGCGCTGATCCGGCCCGGTCCGATCCAGGGCGGTTCGGTGCATCCCTACATCCGCCGCAAGAACGAGGTGGAGAAATGGGACTTCGACCATCCGCTGCTGAAGAACGCGCTCGGCAAGACCTACGGGGTGCCGCTGTTCCAGGAGCAGATGATGCAGATCGCGCTGGACGTCGCCGATTTCACCGCCGCCGAGGCCGACGAGCTCCGGCACGCGATGGGCTCCAAGAGGTCCACGAAGAAAATGGAACGGCTGCGCCGCCGCTTTTACGACGGGGCCGCGAAGAAAGGCATCGGGGAGGAGCTCGCCGGGCGCATCTTCCAGAAGATGAAGGCGTTCTCGAACTTCGGTTTCCCGGAAAGCCACGCGCTGAGCTTCGCCTATCTCGTCTTCGCCAGCGCCCATTTCAAGTACTACCACCCGGACGCGTTCTGCGCGGGACTGCTGCGCGCGCAGCCGATGGGGTTCTATTCGCCGCAGTCGCTCGTCGCCGACGCGCGGCGGCACGGGGTCACCGTGCGCGGCCCGGACGTCAACGCCAGCCTGCCGTACGCCACCCTCGAACCCGACGGGGCGGGGAAGCACGCGGTGCGCGTGGGGCTCGCGACGGTGCGGCTGATCGGCCAGACGCTCGCCGAAAACCTTGTCGCGGAACGGGAAAGCGGCGGCCCGTTCCGCGACATGGCCGATGTGGCGCGGCGGGTGCGGCTGACCAGGCCGCAGGTCGAGGCGCTGGCCACCGCGGGCGCCTTCGGCTGTTTCCCGGAGGTCGCCGGCGACCGGCGGCGAGCGCTGTGGGCGGCCGGCGCCGTCGCCGAGGAACGGCCGGAGAAGCTGCCGGGCAGCGTCGTCGGCACCAGCGCCCCCACCCTGCCCGGGATGGACGAGATCGACCTCGCGGTCGCCGACGTCTGGGCCACCGGCATGTCCCCGGACAGCTTCCCCACGCAGTTCATCCGCGACCGGCTCGACGCGCTCGGCGTGGTCCCGGCGGCGAAGCTCGCCGACGTGGAGAACGGCAAGCGGGTGCTCATCGGCGGCGCGGTCACCCACCGGCAGCGGCCGGCGACCGCGGGCGGCATCACGTTCCTCAACATCGAGGACGAGACGGGCATGGTGAACGTCATCTGCACCGCCGGGCTGTGGGGCCGCTACCACCGGATCGCCCGCGGCAGCTCGGCGATGCTGATCCGCGGGGTCGTGGAGCGGGCCGAGGGGGTGGTGAGCATCCTCGCCGACCGGTTGCAGAACCTGCCGATGCGGATCCCGTCGAAGTCGCGGGACTTCCGGTGA
- a CDS encoding methyltransferase, translating to MAHEPMLSPEDVDRIHRWHEEADRGSRDESPRTFSYLGHTLVVPPQVMPISGTSALLGEAVLEEVREDDRVLDMGTGSGVNAILAASRSRDVLAVDINPHALAAARDNAERNGVGDRVTVLHSDVFSAVKGRFDLIVFDPPFRWFAPRDLFEAAITDEDYRAMKAFFRDARAHLTPRGRLLVFFGTSGDLPFLKRLAAEAGFTSEVLGRQELTRDGWRVEYFTFRMS from the coding sequence ATGGCCCACGAGCCGATGCTGTCCCCCGAGGACGTCGACCGCATCCACCGCTGGCACGAGGAGGCCGACCGGGGCAGCCGCGACGAAAGCCCGCGGACCTTCTCCTACCTCGGGCACACGCTCGTGGTGCCGCCACAGGTCATGCCGATCTCCGGCACCTCGGCGCTGCTCGGCGAGGCGGTGCTCGAGGAGGTCCGCGAGGACGACCGGGTGCTCGACATGGGCACCGGCAGCGGCGTCAACGCGATCCTCGCGGCCTCGAGGTCACGGGACGTGCTCGCCGTCGACATCAACCCGCACGCGCTGGCGGCGGCCCGGGACAACGCCGAGCGCAACGGGGTCGGCGACCGCGTCACCGTGCTGCACAGCGACGTCTTCAGCGCGGTCAAGGGCCGGTTCGACCTCATCGTGTTCGACCCGCCGTTCCGCTGGTTCGCCCCGCGCGACCTGTTCGAGGCCGCGATCACCGACGAGGACTACCGGGCGATGAAGGCCTTCTTCCGCGACGCCCGCGCGCACCTCACCCCGCGCGGCCGGCTGCTGGTCTTCTTCGGCACCAGCGGTGACCTGCCGTTCCTGAAGCGGCTGGCGGCCGAAGCCGGGTTCACCAGCGAGGTCCTCGGCCGGCAGGAGCTGACCAGGGACGGCTGGCGCGTCGAGTACTTCACGTTCCGGATGTCCTGA
- a CDS encoding pentapeptide repeat-containing protein → MDDAEIGEDYQDAVLPGARWEKRRFVRCDFTEADLRGLVTQGCTFDECDFTRTDLGESRHESSAFRSCTFDRTVLAQVSWRGCSLLGSSFVDCRMRSVTARDTDFTLVGLGRTDLRKLDLSGLRFREANLVEANLTDASLRDADLRGARLLGANLSGADLRGAKLDANGLVQAKLTGAQVDLDTAIAFAAAHGLVVS, encoded by the coding sequence ATGGACGACGCCGAAATCGGGGAGGACTACCAGGACGCGGTGCTGCCGGGCGCGCGCTGGGAGAAGCGGCGGTTCGTCCGGTGCGACTTCACCGAGGCGGACCTGCGGGGCCTGGTCACCCAGGGCTGCACCTTCGACGAGTGCGACTTCACCCGCACCGACCTCGGGGAGTCCAGGCACGAGTCGTCCGCGTTCCGCTCGTGCACCTTCGACCGCACCGTGCTCGCGCAGGTGTCCTGGCGCGGCTGCTCACTGCTGGGTTCGTCCTTTGTGGACTGCCGAATGCGCTCGGTCACCGCGCGGGACACCGACTTCACGCTGGTCGGCCTCGGCCGGACGGACCTGCGCAAGCTCGACCTGTCCGGCCTGCGCTTCCGCGAGGCGAACCTCGTCGAAGCGAACCTGACGGACGCGAGCCTGCGGGACGCGGACCTGCGCGGCGCCCGGCTGCTCGGCGCGAACCTGTCCGGGGCCGATCTGCGGGGCGCGAAGCTCGACGCCAACGGCTTGGTCCAGGCGAAGCTCACGGGCGCCCAGGTCGATCTCGACACCGCCATCGCCTTCGCCGCCGCTCACGGCCTCGTCGTGTCCTGA
- a CDS encoding TNT domain-containing protein (This protein contains a domain related to Tuberculosis Necrotizing Toxin, which is the C-terminal effector domain of outer membrane channel protein CpnT, and which has a lethal NAD+-glycohydrolase activity.), giving the protein MAQPTTQLNATEQDTLVKQIGLALLRAAPRDWRRVSAQYRAVGRYHELTGEVLTEDGSVGEWMATHDIATLFGRLRAGMYREGRGTWFNARYQLDHPSSYNLEYDREEPRWDLQPPPQAYADELRMFPRSEENVPEWLMRRMSGLGPEQPGPRFRLARIFDGQGPDGRPVLNRPELDPDELDRLYEYLNGAPVVLSERGLDLDRLAAPPTPKVPVAFHTDGTWIWPAAVNYYLQEYGIAPEGELVAHIQQTGYRQPEVPEQTLQAANAQLTRGNQPPPPPPRPQRPMPEQVAPPQQPPAPPEPEPEPAFEEQAEHAQAEEPQEPPRADAPTTFTPMPDLDDGPPTMIQAPVAVRQEPEPEPERTPEPQPDNGPSATRIVSPAAPPQPEPQPQAQPEPALDALRSRLKDLGVPDSVYGIGEPVEHGWSMEQVESGWRVGWYDEELANPAVFGDAQDAAAFMLGKLLLAPRGQEAPSAPTLSPAPPPNQLDDTVPVNGGPSADRHRESLAAEAREGRGEHREGGAWENLAEEQGAPERSARQDLPSRGEGRPDLPGRGEGRPDLPSRGESPARPDLPARGEMPSRPEAPARTEPPSPPAGEPRLEETMVDAPPTMLAAPVAPPAARREPTPPPPSPQPQQPPQRREPARPAAQQSGNGGGNQQWRIQPMPGEPPLTLFRGKEMRELPAGSELDRFGGPNGNLTYAAGTPFEERSLVPEWVSRPYHVYRVQRPIEALAGVAIPWFNQPGGGAAYLLPASIEELVAEGDLIELDPGEPPIE; this is encoded by the coding sequence GTGGCTCAACCGACGACGCAGCTGAACGCGACCGAGCAGGACACTCTGGTCAAGCAGATCGGACTGGCCCTGCTCCGGGCCGCTCCACGAGACTGGCGCCGCGTAAGCGCGCAGTACCGGGCCGTGGGCAGATACCACGAGCTGACCGGGGAGGTCCTCACCGAGGACGGCAGTGTCGGCGAGTGGATGGCCACCCACGACATCGCGACGCTCTTCGGCCGGCTGCGGGCGGGCATGTACCGCGAGGGCCGGGGCACCTGGTTCAACGCCCGGTACCAGCTGGACCACCCATCGAGTTACAACCTGGAGTACGACCGGGAGGAGCCGCGCTGGGACCTGCAGCCACCGCCGCAGGCCTACGCCGACGAGCTGCGCATGTTCCCGCGGTCGGAGGAGAACGTGCCGGAGTGGCTGATGCGCCGGATGTCCGGCCTCGGCCCCGAGCAGCCCGGCCCGCGCTTCCGGCTCGCCCGGATCTTCGACGGGCAGGGCCCCGACGGCCGCCCGGTGCTCAACCGGCCCGAGCTGGACCCCGACGAGCTGGACCGGCTGTACGAGTACCTCAACGGCGCGCCCGTGGTGCTGTCCGAGCGCGGTCTGGACCTCGACCGGCTGGCCGCGCCGCCGACGCCGAAGGTGCCCGTCGCGTTCCACACCGACGGGACCTGGATCTGGCCCGCCGCCGTGAACTACTACCTGCAGGAGTACGGCATCGCCCCCGAGGGCGAGCTGGTCGCGCACATCCAGCAGACCGGGTACCGGCAGCCGGAGGTGCCCGAGCAGACGCTGCAGGCCGCCAACGCGCAGCTGACGCGCGGGAACCAGCCGCCGCCCCCGCCGCCGCGACCGCAGCGGCCGATGCCGGAGCAGGTCGCCCCGCCGCAGCAGCCGCCCGCGCCGCCGGAGCCGGAGCCCGAACCCGCCTTCGAGGAGCAGGCGGAGCACGCGCAGGCCGAGGAGCCCCAGGAGCCGCCGCGGGCCGACGCGCCCACGACGTTCACCCCGATGCCCGACCTCGACGACGGCCCGCCGACGATGATCCAGGCTCCCGTGGCGGTGCGCCAGGAGCCCGAGCCCGAGCCGGAGCGGACGCCGGAACCGCAGCCGGACAACGGCCCGTCGGCCACCCGGATCGTCTCGCCCGCGGCACCGCCACAGCCGGAACCGCAGCCGCAGGCCCAGCCCGAACCGGCGCTGGACGCGCTGCGCAGCAGGCTGAAGGACCTGGGCGTGCCCGACTCGGTGTACGGCATCGGCGAGCCGGTCGAGCACGGCTGGAGCATGGAGCAGGTCGAGTCCGGCTGGCGGGTCGGCTGGTACGACGAGGAGCTGGCCAACCCCGCGGTGTTCGGCGACGCCCAGGACGCGGCGGCGTTCATGCTCGGCAAGCTGCTGCTCGCCCCGCGCGGCCAGGAGGCGCCCTCGGCACCGACGCTGTCCCCGGCGCCGCCGCCGAACCAGCTGGACGACACCGTGCCCGTCAACGGCGGCCCGAGCGCCGACCGGCATCGCGAGAGCCTCGCCGCGGAGGCGCGCGAGGGCCGCGGTGAGCACCGCGAGGGCGGAGCCTGGGAAAACCTGGCCGAGGAGCAGGGCGCCCCGGAGCGCTCGGCGCGTCAGGACCTGCCGTCGCGTGGGGAAGGGCGGCCCGACCTGCCCGGGCGCGGCGAAGGGCGGCCGGACCTGCCCTCGCGCGGCGAGTCGCCGGCACGGCCGGACCTGCCTGCGCGCGGGGAGATGCCGTCCCGGCCGGAGGCGCCGGCCCGCACGGAGCCGCCGTCACCGCCCGCGGGCGAGCCGCGGCTGGAGGAGACCATGGTCGACGCGCCGCCGACCATGCTGGCTGCGCCTGTGGCGCCGCCCGCGGCACGCCGGGAGCCCACGCCACCCCCACCCTCGCCGCAGCCACAGCAGCCGCCTCAGCGCCGCGAACCGGCCCGGCCTGCCGCCCAGCAGAGCGGCAACGGTGGCGGGAACCAGCAGTGGCGGATCCAGCCGATGCCCGGGGAGCCGCCGCTGACCCTGTTCCGCGGCAAGGAGATGCGGGAGCTGCCCGCGGGCAGCGAGCTCGACCGGTTCGGCGGCCCGAACGGCAACCTGACCTACGCGGCGGGCACGCCGTTCGAGGAGCGGTCGCTGGTGCCGGAGTGGGTCAGCAGGCCGTACCACGTCTACCGCGTCCAGCGGCCGATCGAGGCGCTGGCCGGGGTGGCGATCCCGTGGTTCAACCAGCCCGGCGGCGGCGCCGCGTACCTGCTGCCCGCCTCGATCGAGGAGCTGGTGGCCGAGGGCGACCTGATCGAGCTCGACCCGGGCGAACCGCCCATCGAGTGA
- a CDS encoding bifunctional methylenetetrahydrofolate dehydrogenase/methenyltetrahydrofolate cyclohydrolase, which translates to MTAKVLDGKATKDAIYAELGPRVAALAEQGVVPGLGTVLVGDDPGSHSYVRMKHADSAKVGVNSIRRDLPADISQEKLESVIDELNADPACHGYIVQLPLPRHLDTGRILERIHPAKDADGLAPVSLGRLVLNQPGPLPCTPYGIVQLLRRYEVPIAGANVTVVGRGITVGRALGLLLTRRSENATVTLCHTGTRDLAAEVRRADIVVSAAGVPGIITPEMVKPGAAVLDVGVSHVDGKLTGDVAPGVEEVAGWLSPNPGGVGPMTRAMLVTNVVEAAERVVASR; encoded by the coding sequence GTGACGGCGAAGGTTCTCGACGGCAAAGCGACCAAGGACGCCATCTACGCGGAGCTCGGACCCCGGGTGGCCGCACTCGCGGAACAGGGGGTCGTGCCCGGGCTCGGCACGGTGCTCGTCGGCGACGACCCCGGCTCGCACTCGTACGTGCGGATGAAGCACGCCGACAGCGCCAAGGTGGGTGTCAACTCGATCCGCCGCGACCTGCCTGCCGACATCAGCCAGGAGAAGCTCGAGTCGGTCATCGACGAGCTCAACGCCGACCCCGCGTGCCACGGCTACATCGTGCAGCTGCCGCTGCCCAGGCACCTGGACACCGGCCGCATCCTGGAGCGCATCCACCCGGCCAAGGACGCCGACGGGCTGGCCCCGGTCAGCCTCGGGCGGCTCGTGCTCAACCAGCCGGGCCCGCTGCCGTGCACGCCCTACGGCATCGTCCAGCTGCTGCGCCGCTACGAGGTGCCGATCGCCGGGGCCAACGTGACCGTGGTCGGCCGTGGCATCACCGTCGGCAGGGCGCTCGGGCTGCTGCTCACCCGCCGCAGCGAGAACGCCACCGTGACGCTGTGCCACACCGGCACCCGCGACCTGGCCGCCGAGGTGCGCCGCGCGGACATCGTGGTCTCCGCGGCCGGGGTGCCCGGCATCATCACGCCCGAGATGGTCAAGCCCGGCGCGGCCGTGCTGGACGTGGGCGTCTCCCACGTCGACGGCAAGCTGACCGGGGACGTCGCGCCCGGGGTCGAGGAGGTCGCGGGCTGGCTCTCGCCGAACCCCGGCGGCGTCGGCCCGATGACCAGGGCGATGCTCGTCACCAACGTGGTGGAGGCGGCCGAACGTGTCGTTGCCTCGCGGTAG
- a CDS encoding DUF3017 domain-containing protein, which produces MSLPRGSRRPAVLEQVPFALVLALVAVAAVRILQYHWRQGAVIIGGALLVAAVFRAVLPGVRAGLLAIRGRPVDVLTYSGLGVLVLFLAFTITDGPFGT; this is translated from the coding sequence GTGTCGTTGCCTCGCGGTAGCCGCCGTCCGGCGGTCTTGGAGCAGGTGCCGTTCGCGCTGGTGCTCGCGCTGGTGGCGGTCGCCGCGGTGCGCATCCTGCAGTACCACTGGCGGCAGGGCGCCGTCATCATCGGCGGCGCCCTGCTCGTCGCGGCGGTGTTCCGGGCGGTGCTGCCCGGTGTCCGGGCGGGCCTGCTGGCGATCCGCGGCCGCCCGGTCGACGTGCTGACCTACTCCGGCCTCGGCGTCCTCGTGCTGTTCCTGGCGTTCACCATCACCGACGGGCCGTTCGGCACCTGA
- a CDS encoding MFS transporter — MPIALLALAIGAFGIGTTEFVMMGVLPQAAADFGVSIPSAGYLITGYALGVVVGAPLLTAVAVRLPRKTMLLAMMALFTLGNLLFSLSPNQEFGVFFRFVAGLPHGAFFGAGAVVASSLVEPGNRAKAVSMMFLGLTLANVVGVPLGTLLGQQVGWRATFGVVALIGVLALAAIAKLVPHQGRPAEASLRGELGAFRRPQVWFALAIVTVGMGGVFASLSYVTPMLTDVAGYSPHNVTLLLALAGVGMTIGNLLGGRLADKALMPSLYVALFALAAVLAVFTLTAHSKIGAAITIFAVGIAGFMIGPMMQTRIMQKAGGTPSLVSAAVQSAFNIANSIGAYLGGLVIAGGLGLVAPNMVGAILSVLGLSIAAVSGALDRRQTTLATA; from the coding sequence GTGCCCATCGCGCTTCTCGCGCTGGCCATCGGTGCCTTCGGAATCGGCACCACCGAGTTCGTCATGATGGGGGTGCTCCCGCAGGCGGCCGCCGACTTCGGAGTCTCGATCCCCTCGGCGGGCTACCTGATCACGGGCTACGCGCTCGGCGTCGTCGTCGGCGCGCCCCTGCTCACCGCGGTCGCCGTCCGGCTGCCGCGCAAGACCATGTTGCTGGCGATGATGGCGTTGTTCACGCTCGGCAACCTGCTCTTCTCGCTCTCGCCGAACCAGGAGTTCGGCGTGTTCTTCCGCTTCGTCGCCGGCCTGCCGCACGGCGCGTTCTTCGGCGCCGGGGCCGTGGTCGCGTCCAGCCTGGTCGAGCCCGGCAACCGGGCCAAGGCCGTGTCGATGATGTTCCTCGGGCTGACCCTGGCCAACGTCGTCGGCGTGCCGCTCGGCACGCTGCTGGGCCAGCAGGTCGGCTGGCGCGCGACCTTCGGCGTCGTCGCGCTGATCGGCGTGCTCGCGCTCGCCGCGATCGCCAAGCTCGTCCCGCACCAGGGCCGTCCGGCCGAGGCCTCGCTCCGCGGCGAACTGGGTGCCTTCCGGCGCCCGCAGGTGTGGTTCGCGCTCGCCATCGTCACCGTCGGCATGGGCGGGGTGTTCGCATCGCTGTCCTACGTGACGCCGATGCTCACCGACGTCGCCGGCTACTCGCCGCACAACGTGACGCTGCTGCTCGCGCTCGCCGGCGTCGGCATGACGATCGGCAACCTGCTGGGCGGGCGGCTGGCCGACAAGGCGCTGATGCCGAGCCTGTACGTCGCGCTGTTCGCGCTGGCCGCGGTGCTCGCGGTCTTCACGCTCACCGCGCACAGCAAGATCGGCGCGGCGATCACGATCTTCGCGGTCGGCATCGCCGGGTTCATGATCGGCCCGATGATGCAGACGCGGATCATGCAGAAGGCCGGCGGCACCCCGTCGCTGGTCTCGGCCGCGGTCCAGTCGGCGTTCAACATCGCCAACTCGATCGGCGCCTACCTCGGCGGCCTGGTCATCGCGGGCGGGCTCGGCCTGGTCGCGCCCAACATGGTCGGCGCGATCCTGTCGGTGCTCGGCCTGTCCATCGCCGCCGTCTCGGGCGCGCTCGACCGTCGCCAGACCACCCTCGCGACGGCCTGA
- a CDS encoding DUF1918 domain-containing protein: protein MHATVGDRILVHGRTVGAGEQHGEIVEVRGEDGRPPYLVRFEDGHEGLVFPGSDCEVGIAED, encoded by the coding sequence ATGCACGCAACCGTGGGAGACCGGATACTCGTGCACGGCCGGACGGTGGGCGCCGGCGAACAACACGGGGAGATCGTCGAGGTGCGGGGTGAGGACGGCAGGCCGCCCTACCTCGTGCGCTTCGAGGACGGCCATGAAGGCCTGGTCTTCCCGGGCTCCGACTGCGAGGTCGGCATCGCGGAGGACTGA
- a CDS encoding HhH-GPD-type base excision DNA repair protein — MPKKLRLTGDAEADKLLSNDPFALLTGLLLDQQFPMEHAFMGPRKIADRMDGFSITKIADAPLEEFVELCVQPPAIHRYGGSMARRVHALAHHILEHYDGKTDKIWKSGKPDGKEVLRRVKALPGYGDQKARIFVALLGKQLGVTPDGWREAAGAYGEEGSRRSIADVTSSETLAEVRAFKKAAKAAAKAP, encoded by the coding sequence ATGCCCAAGAAGTTGCGCCTGACCGGCGACGCCGAGGCCGACAAGCTGCTCAGCAACGATCCGTTCGCGCTGCTCACCGGGCTTCTCCTCGATCAGCAGTTCCCGATGGAACATGCCTTCATGGGGCCGCGGAAGATCGCGGACCGGATGGACGGCTTCAGCATCACCAAGATCGCCGACGCCCCGCTCGAGGAGTTCGTGGAGCTGTGCGTGCAGCCGCCCGCCATCCACCGCTACGGCGGCTCGATGGCGCGGCGGGTGCACGCCTTGGCGCACCACATCCTGGAGCACTACGACGGTAAGACGGACAAGATCTGGAAGTCCGGCAAGCCGGACGGCAAGGAAGTACTCCGGCGGGTGAAGGCCCTGCCCGGCTACGGCGACCAGAAGGCACGGATCTTCGTGGCGCTTCTCGGCAAGCAGCTGGGCGTGACCCCGGACGGTTGGCGCGAAGCCGCGGGAGCGTACGGCGAGGAAGGTTCCCGGCGCTCCATCGCCGATGTCACCAGCTCGGAAACCCTCGCCGAGGTCCGCGCGTTCAAGAAGGCCGCGAAGGCGGCGGCCAAGGCACCGTAA